The following proteins come from a genomic window of Gottfriedia acidiceleris:
- a CDS encoding sigma 54-interacting transcriptional regulator, with protein MLSINEKQIRPVITIDIDQFKENDEIDLSNINEPFLFLRKQNQIVGYVQLNNITQSSNKKRSIAFSKIISSSQSINSVSRLSEQISLTTLFQIIGEPISIVKEEEEMPIGYILREDILAELFKQENKSVDLLKSILTSIPMGTFVVDKNKVIVNCNDAGLKMIKSTSEKVINTKAETIFSGEQVDNVFATGKTILNQIQISDDMGVLVDYSPIFVDNEVEGVVIVVQDLPMVEEMASEIEYVKDLNKDLNAILSSIYDEILVVNRKGELIRYSENIIPGFWNVDLKELLGKSILEFENQGLFTPSVTKLVLEKKKKVSIVQETINGRKVLAVGNPVFDENMEIERIIIASRDITETSRLKTELKEMKKISEQYKKELEDIKSKDRFVKKLIYCSPKMEQIINQAKKIADFSSTVLLHGESGVGKEVIAQAIHQLGNRSSKPFLKLNCGAIPENLLESELFGYIKGAFTGADQNKDGYFKQADEGVLFLDEIGEMPLHLQVKLLRVLQEQEVIPVGSTKPIKVNVQIIAATNKRLEKMVEERTFREDLYYRLNVIPLNIPPLRERIEDISLLAFHFLQQLNEKYNKSFHLTPDAINVLEFYSWPGNVRELQNIIERLVVSAEDQIINAEDVNQFLPNSYDFNKSKPVINKVIPLQEAIDYVEEQLIVLAMKQYKTTTKAAQVLGISQSSVSRKYQKIMNEKNMNSDFMSFK; from the coding sequence ATGTTATCAATAAATGAGAAACAAATAAGACCAGTCATCACAATAGATATCGATCAATTTAAAGAAAATGATGAAATCGATTTATCCAATATAAATGAACCCTTTTTATTCTTACGTAAGCAAAACCAGATTGTTGGTTATGTTCAATTAAATAATATTACTCAAAGTAGTAATAAAAAGAGAAGTATAGCATTCTCGAAGATTATTAGTTCTTCTCAATCGATAAATAGTGTTAGTCGCTTAAGTGAGCAAATTTCATTAACTACACTATTTCAAATTATTGGTGAACCAATCTCAATTGTAAAAGAAGAGGAAGAAATGCCAATTGGTTACATACTTCGTGAAGATATATTAGCGGAGCTTTTTAAACAAGAAAATAAAAGTGTAGATTTATTAAAGAGCATTTTAACATCGATACCGATGGGAACATTTGTAGTAGATAAAAATAAAGTTATTGTAAATTGCAATGATGCTGGGTTGAAAATGATTAAATCAACATCAGAAAAAGTAATTAATACAAAAGCAGAAACTATATTCAGCGGCGAACAAGTCGATAATGTATTTGCGACAGGTAAAACAATTCTTAATCAGATTCAAATTAGTGACGATATGGGTGTTCTTGTTGATTATAGCCCAATTTTCGTTGATAACGAGGTTGAAGGAGTTGTCATTGTCGTACAAGATCTCCCAATGGTTGAAGAAATGGCCTCCGAAATAGAATATGTAAAAGATTTAAATAAAGATCTGAATGCCATTTTATCGAGTATTTATGATGAAATACTTGTAGTAAATCGCAAGGGTGAGCTAATCCGTTACAGTGAAAATATAATACCTGGATTTTGGAATGTAGATTTAAAAGAACTACTTGGAAAGAGTATTTTAGAATTCGAAAACCAAGGACTTTTTACGCCATCAGTTACAAAACTAGTTTTAGAAAAAAAGAAGAAAGTCTCAATTGTTCAAGAAACAATTAATGGACGTAAAGTACTTGCGGTAGGAAATCCAGTTTTTGATGAGAATATGGAAATTGAACGTATTATTATTGCTTCTAGGGATATTACAGAAACTTCACGACTTAAAACGGAATTAAAAGAAATGAAGAAGATTTCTGAGCAATATAAAAAGGAGCTTGAAGATATAAAGAGCAAGGATCGTTTTGTCAAAAAACTGATTTACTGTAGCCCAAAAATGGAGCAAATCATTAATCAAGCGAAAAAAATTGCTGATTTTTCTTCCACTGTGTTACTGCATGGAGAGTCTGGTGTAGGGAAGGAAGTAATTGCACAGGCTATTCATCAATTAGGAAACCGTTCTTCAAAACCGTTTTTAAAATTAAACTGCGGTGCAATACCTGAAAATCTACTGGAAAGTGAGCTTTTTGGTTATATTAAAGGAGCGTTTACAGGAGCAGATCAAAATAAGGACGGCTATTTTAAGCAAGCAGATGAAGGCGTTTTATTTTTAGATGAAATTGGTGAAATGCCATTACATTTACAAGTAAAACTGCTTAGAGTCCTTCAAGAACAAGAAGTAATTCCAGTCGGAAGTACAAAGCCAATTAAAGTAAATGTGCAAATTATTGCAGCTACAAATAAAAGATTAGAAAAAATGGTTGAAGAACGAACATTTAGGGAGGACTTGTATTATCGACTAAATGTAATACCTTTAAATATTCCACCATTAAGAGAAAGAATTGAAGATATCTCATTATTAGCTTTCCATTTTTTACAGCAATTAAATGAAAAGTATAATAAGAGTTTTCATCTTACTCCAGATGCAATTAACGTATTGGAATTTTATTCCTGGCCAGGGAATGTCAGAGAACTTCAAAACATCATAGAAAGATTAGTCGTTTCTGCTGAAGATCAAATTATTAATGCAGAGGATGTTAATCAATTCTTACCAAATAGCTATGATTTTAATAAATCTAAACCAGTTATTAATAAAGTAATTCCTCTACAAGAAGCGATTGACTATGTAGAGGAGCAACTCATTGTGCTTGCAATGAAGCAATATAAAACAACAACGAAGGCTGCGCAGGTTTTAGGCATTAGCCAGTCATCGGTTAGTCGTAAGTATCAAAAAATAATGAATGAAAAGAATATGAATAGTGACTTTATGTCATTTAAATAA
- a CDS encoding SAV0927 family protein: protein MIDIISESTERQLVHHYCLLTQNNRYDLSIGFSSHFYGKSMVTSIQSSKMALLCLEDIHSEQYWAPKLGIAEEDILEIQNFFSMVLPSKHICEL from the coding sequence ATGATTGATATTATTTCTGAATCAACGGAAAGACAGCTTGTACACCATTATTGTCTATTAACGCAGAACAATCGATATGATTTATCAATTGGCTTTTCAAGCCACTTTTATGGAAAATCAATGGTTACATCAATTCAATCTAGTAAAATGGCATTATTATGTTTAGAAGATATTCATTCTGAACAATATTGGGCACCTAAATTAGGTATTGCTGAAGAGGATATTTTAGAAATTCAAAATTTCTTTAGTATGGTTTTGCCATCAAAACATATCTGTGAGTTATAA
- a CDS encoding APC family permease, whose amino-acid sequence MMGLAYMTPMVVFDTFGIVSDVTNGHVPSAYIVALIGMLFTAVSYGKLVRVFPEAGSAYTYTQKAISGHLGFLVGWSSLLDYLFLPMVNALLTKIYLNALFPNVPTWIWVVGFVGLVTFLNLRSINMLANFNTFFVLVQLAIMVVFIILVIQGLHHGEGYGGFSLKPLFNAGMHFGTLVTGATILCFSFLGFDAVSTLSEEAINPAKTIPKAILYTALWGGVIFTVTSFFIQLYYPDISRFKHPDAASPEIALYVGGKLFQSIFLCITFINTLASALASHASVSRLLFVMGRDKVFPDKWFGFVHPKWKTPAFNVIFVGVISLSAIFFNLVTATSLINFGALMAFTFVNLSVINHFYIRGKHRSFKGFCSYLLLPLIGAASVAILWFNIEKSSLIMGTVWFVVGLLYLIYLTKAFQIAPPKYEEEAAV is encoded by the coding sequence ATGATGGGGTTAGCCTATATGACCCCTATGGTTGTTTTCGACACATTTGGAATTGTCTCTGATGTAACTAATGGTCACGTACCAAGTGCATATATAGTAGCTCTAATAGGAATGTTATTTACAGCTGTTAGCTACGGCAAGTTAGTAAGAGTATTTCCTGAAGCTGGGTCTGCATACACATACACCCAGAAGGCAATTAGTGGTCACTTAGGTTTTCTAGTTGGCTGGTCATCATTACTAGATTACTTGTTCCTACCTATGGTAAATGCTTTATTAACGAAAATATACTTAAACGCACTTTTTCCAAATGTTCCAACCTGGATATGGGTAGTTGGGTTTGTAGGACTAGTTACTTTCTTAAACTTAAGAAGTATAAATATGCTGGCGAACTTCAATACCTTCTTTGTATTAGTCCAACTTGCGATTATGGTTGTCTTTATCATTCTAGTTATTCAAGGATTACATCATGGAGAAGGATATGGTGGATTCAGTCTAAAACCACTATTTAATGCAGGGATGCATTTTGGTACATTAGTAACCGGTGCAACAATTCTTTGCTTCTCATTTTTAGGATTCGACGCTGTTTCAACTTTATCAGAAGAAGCAATAAACCCTGCAAAAACAATTCCTAAAGCAATTCTTTATACAGCTCTGTGGGGAGGAGTTATCTTCACGGTTACATCATTTTTCATTCAATTATACTATCCGGACATATCTAGATTTAAGCATCCAGATGCTGCATCTCCAGAGATTGCACTCTATGTAGGTGGCAAATTATTTCAATCAATTTTCTTATGCATTACTTTTATTAACACACTTGCTTCTGCATTGGCGTCACATGCAAGTGTCTCACGTTTGTTATTTGTAATGGGGCGTGACAAAGTTTTCCCAGATAAATGGTTCGGATTTGTTCACCCAAAATGGAAAACACCAGCATTTAACGTAATTTTTGTCGGTGTGATTTCATTATCAGCAATCTTTTTCAACTTGGTAACAGCTACTTCATTAATTAACTTTGGAGCATTAATGGCATTTACTTTTGTTAATTTATCAGTCATTAACCATTTTTACATTAGAGGAAAGCATAGATCATTCAAAGGATTCTGTTCTTACCTGCTTTTGCCTTTAATTGGAGCCGCATCCGTAGCAATCCTATGGTTCAACATTGAAAAAAGCTCATTAATAATGGGAACAGTTTGGTTTGTCGTTGGATTATTATATCTAATTTACTTAACGAAGGCATTCCAAATTGCCCCTCCTAAATATGAAGAAGAGGCTGCTGTATAG
- a CDS encoding putrescine aminotransferase, translated as MSINLKNELKSEEKNVTEYINKVLSLIEKETVTEEDAAWITKETVDGFREHVNPGFLAYRKTVTEGGQFASVEWSDSGSCFKDVNGKEYIDCLGGFGIYNVGHRHPKVIKAVTDQLKRQALHSQDLLDPLRAMLAKILADITPGDLKFSFFTNSGTESVEAALKLAKMYSERSTFISTTRAFHGKSLGSLSGTAKGMFRKPFLPLIPGFRHVPFGDIDMMRKTFETCSLVGEDVAAVILEPIQGEGGIILPPPNYLKEVRELCDEYGALLIFDEVQTGMGRTGKMFAADLYEVVPDIICLAKAFGGGVMPAGAVVAKEEVFKSWFPNPFMHTTTFGGNPLACAAAIATISVLLEEKLPERAEVVGAYFLDQLKEAAKGHEDKVLEIRGQGLMIGIEFHQDEIGYEVSKGMFDKGILVAGTLINSKTIRIEPSLKISYEEVDTVVSAFKEILSTIEV; from the coding sequence ATGAGTATCAACTTAAAAAACGAATTAAAAAGTGAAGAAAAAAATGTAACCGAGTACATTAATAAGGTTTTAAGTTTAATAGAAAAAGAGACTGTTACAGAAGAAGACGCTGCATGGATTACTAAGGAAACAGTTGATGGTTTTAGAGAGCATGTAAACCCAGGTTTCCTTGCTTACCGTAAAACTGTTACAGAAGGCGGTCAATTTGCATCTGTTGAATGGTCTGATAGCGGCTCATGCTTTAAAGACGTAAATGGTAAAGAGTATATTGACTGTCTAGGCGGATTTGGAATTTATAATGTTGGACACCGTCATCCAAAAGTTATCAAAGCAGTTACAGATCAGTTAAAAAGACAGGCACTTCATAGCCAAGATTTATTAGATCCATTACGTGCAATGCTTGCTAAAATTTTAGCAGATATTACACCTGGTGATTTAAAATTCTCATTCTTTACAAATAGTGGTACTGAAAGTGTAGAAGCAGCATTAAAGCTTGCAAAAATGTATAGTGAGCGCAGTACATTTATCTCAACTACACGTGCATTCCACGGAAAAAGCTTAGGTTCTTTATCTGGTACTGCAAAAGGCATGTTCCGTAAACCGTTTTTACCGTTAATTCCTGGATTCCGTCATGTTCCATTTGGTGACATTGATATGATGAGAAAAACATTTGAAACTTGCTCTTTAGTAGGTGAAGATGTTGCAGCAGTTATACTTGAGCCAATACAAGGTGAAGGTGGAATTATTCTTCCTCCTCCAAACTACTTAAAAGAAGTTCGTGAACTATGTGATGAGTATGGAGCTCTACTAATTTTTGACGAAGTTCAAACAGGTATGGGACGTACTGGAAAAATGTTTGCTGCTGATTTATATGAAGTAGTTCCGGACATTATTTGTCTTGCTAAAGCATTCGGCGGCGGAGTTATGCCAGCTGGAGCAGTAGTTGCAAAAGAAGAAGTATTCAAAAGCTGGTTCCCAAATCCATTTATGCATACAACAACATTTGGTGGAAATCCATTAGCATGTGCAGCAGCTATTGCTACAATCAGCGTGCTTCTTGAAGAAAAATTACCTGAAAGAGCAGAAGTAGTTGGGGCTTACTTCTTAGATCAATTAAAAGAAGCAGCAAAAGGACATGAAGACAAAGTTTTAGAAATTCGTGGTCAAGGTTTAATGATTGGAATCGAGTTCCATCAAGATGAAATTGGCTATGAAGTTTCTAAAGGAATGTTTGATAAAGGGATCCTAGTTGCTGGTACATTAATTAACTCAAAAACAATTCGTATCGAGCCTTCTTTAAAAATTAGCTATGAAGAAGTTGATACTGTAGTAAGTGCATTTAAAGAAATTTTATCTACTATTGAAGTTTAG
- a CDS encoding aldehyde dehydrogenase family protein: MVDVQFKTIDLKMFINGEWKDSSNHEKRPVINPANGEIIAYAPEGTVEDAKEAIDVARKAFNDGRWSDLSAQERATYLFKIADKIEEYQEELTKLETLDNGKPNREAGFDVADAAACFRYYAGLITKPDGFTYHVADPMQAMVVREPIGVCGLIVPWNYPLLMSVWKIAPALAAGNTIVFKPSEVTPVTPKKLFEIFEEVGLPQGVANMVMGAGPVVGNEIAANPDVDMVSFTGGTKTGKHIMKTAADTMKKVSLELGGKSPNIIFADADFETAVDYALFGIFAGSGQVCSAGSRILVEESIYDRFVERFVERAGKIKVGPGNIAETEMGPLVSKEHLEKVLSYIQIGKEEGARLACGGNRIERNGLEKGYFVEPTVFADVEQNMRIVQEEIFGPVVCIQKFKSEEEAIKLANGTVYGLAGAVFSKDGAKALRVIKKLRSGITWINSYHPTYNEAPWGGYKQSGVGRSLGTFGLEEFQEIKQININLQVEPIGWFAE; the protein is encoded by the coding sequence ATGGTCGATGTTCAATTTAAAACAATTGATTTAAAGATGTTTATTAATGGCGAATGGAAAGATTCTAGCAATCATGAGAAACGCCCTGTTATTAACCCGGCAAATGGAGAAATCATTGCATATGCTCCTGAAGGAACGGTTGAAGATGCGAAAGAAGCAATTGATGTTGCTCGTAAAGCATTCAATGATGGAAGATGGTCTGATTTATCTGCTCAAGAAAGAGCAACTTATTTATTTAAAATTGCAGACAAAATAGAAGAGTACCAAGAGGAATTAACGAAACTTGAAACGTTAGATAACGGTAAACCAAATCGTGAAGCGGGCTTTGATGTTGCCGATGCAGCAGCTTGTTTTCGTTATTATGCAGGATTAATTACAAAGCCAGATGGTTTTACTTACCATGTAGCAGATCCTATGCAGGCTATGGTTGTTCGCGAACCAATTGGAGTATGTGGATTAATTGTTCCTTGGAACTATCCATTATTAATGAGTGTATGGAAAATTGCTCCAGCATTAGCGGCAGGTAATACAATCGTTTTTAAACCATCTGAGGTAACACCAGTGACACCTAAGAAATTATTTGAAATTTTTGAAGAGGTTGGTCTTCCACAAGGTGTAGCAAATATGGTTATGGGTGCTGGTCCAGTAGTTGGAAATGAAATCGCTGCCAACCCTGATGTTGATATGGTTTCATTCACAGGTGGAACAAAAACGGGCAAACATATCATGAAAACAGCGGCAGATACAATGAAAAAAGTATCTCTAGAGCTTGGTGGAAAATCTCCGAATATTATTTTTGCAGATGCAGATTTTGAAACGGCCGTCGATTATGCTCTATTTGGGATTTTTGCAGGTTCAGGTCAAGTTTGTTCGGCTGGATCAAGAATTTTAGTCGAAGAATCAATTTATGATCGCTTCGTAGAGCGATTTGTAGAGCGAGCTGGGAAAATTAAAGTAGGTCCTGGTAATATAGCTGAAACAGAAATGGGGCCACTAGTTAGTAAAGAGCATTTAGAAAAAGTTTTAAGCTATATACAAATAGGTAAAGAAGAAGGTGCAAGGCTTGCTTGCGGTGGAAATCGAATCGAAAGAAATGGCTTAGAAAAAGGTTATTTTGTTGAACCAACTGTTTTTGCAGATGTTGAACAAAATATGCGCATTGTCCAAGAAGAAATTTTTGGTCCAGTCGTATGTATTCAAAAGTTTAAATCTGAAGAAGAAGCAATAAAACTTGCAAATGGCACTGTATATGGTTTAGCGGGTGCTGTCTTTAGTAAAGATGGAGCGAAAGCTTTAAGGGTAATTAAAAAGCTACGTTCAGGCATTACTTGGATTAACTCATACCACCCAACATACAATGAAGCTCCTTGGGGCGGCTACAAACAAAGCGGTGTAGGACGTAGCTTAGGTACATTTGGGCTAGAAGAATTCCAAGAAATTAAACAAATTAACATTAATTTACAAGTTGAACCCATTGGATGGTTTGCAGAATAA
- a CDS encoding Glu/Leu/Phe/Val family dehydrogenase, which translates to MSSNLTKVEQNEKSSEQVEIDDSLQEFRETLNEAIGIMNYPSQVFDFLKTPMRFLEFSIPVQMDNGETKVFQGYRAQHNDALGPTKGGIRFHPDVTPEEVKALAGWMSLKCSITDLPYGGAKGGVVCDPRLLSMNELEKLSRGYVRAVSQIVGPTKDIPAPDMYTNAQVMAWMLDEYDHIREFDSPSFITGKPITLGGSVGRETATSKGVFYALELISEIQKIEIKNMKVIIQGFGNVGSYLAQYLHEAGAKVVGVSDVLGAIYDPKGLDIPYLLDNRDSFGVVSNLFKNAISNHELLEKECDVLIPAAISGVINNRNADKLKCKIVVEAANGPTTKEALEILDQKEILVVPDILANSGGVVVSYFEWCQNMQGYYWTESTVDERLKEKMTDSFLKVYKTSQKYNVNMKIAAYIEGIRKIAEACRLRGWVKY; encoded by the coding sequence ATGAGCTCAAATTTAACGAAAGTAGAACAAAATGAAAAGAGTAGTGAACAGGTAGAAATAGATGATTCCCTTCAGGAGTTTAGAGAAACATTAAATGAAGCAATCGGAATAATGAACTATCCGAGTCAAGTGTTTGATTTCCTTAAAACACCAATGCGATTTTTAGAATTTAGTATTCCCGTTCAAATGGATAATGGTGAGACAAAAGTATTTCAAGGGTATCGAGCCCAACATAATGATGCATTAGGACCTACTAAAGGGGGAATCAGATTTCATCCTGATGTAACGCCAGAGGAAGTAAAAGCATTGGCTGGATGGATGAGTTTAAAGTGTAGTATTACTGATTTACCTTATGGGGGAGCAAAAGGTGGGGTTGTTTGTGACCCAAGACTATTAAGTATGAATGAGCTAGAAAAATTAAGTAGAGGTTATGTAAGAGCTGTAAGCCAAATTGTAGGACCTACTAAAGATATTCCAGCACCTGATATGTATACAAACGCACAAGTAATGGCTTGGATGCTAGATGAATATGACCATATTAGAGAGTTTGATTCACCAAGCTTTATTACTGGTAAACCTATAACTTTAGGGGGTTCAGTAGGTCGTGAGACGGCAACATCAAAAGGAGTATTTTATGCTCTCGAGTTAATTAGTGAAATACAGAAAATCGAGATTAAAAATATGAAGGTCATTATTCAAGGATTTGGAAATGTTGGTAGTTACTTAGCACAATACTTACATGAAGCTGGGGCAAAGGTTGTTGGAGTCTCAGATGTACTCGGAGCAATTTATGATCCAAAAGGTTTAGACATTCCATATCTATTAGACAATCGCGATTCATTTGGAGTTGTTTCTAATTTATTTAAAAATGCAATTTCCAATCATGAGTTATTAGAAAAAGAATGTGATGTCTTAATTCCAGCTGCAATAAGTGGTGTTATTAATAACCGTAATGCGGATAAATTGAAATGCAAGATTGTTGTAGAAGCAGCGAATGGACCGACTACTAAAGAAGCCCTAGAAATTCTTGATCAAAAAGAGATTTTAGTCGTTCCCGATATTTTAGCTAACTCAGGTGGAGTTGTTGTTTCTTATTTTGAATGGTGTCAAAATATGCAAGGTTATTATTGGACTGAGAGTACTGTAGATGAGAGATTAAAAGAAAAAATGACAGATAGCTTTTTAAAAGTTTATAAAACATCACAAAAATATAATGTAAACATGAAAATAGCAGCTTATATTGAAGGGATTCGTAAAATCGCTGAAGCTTGTCGCTTAAGAGGTTGGGTAAAATATTAA